A genomic region of uncultured Paludibaculum sp. contains the following coding sequences:
- the purD gene encoding phosphoribosylamine--glycine ligase — translation MKVLVLGSGGREHAIAWRLKRSPSVSEVYVAPGNPGCEAVATCLKPSSTTPVDLLQLAESTGADLTVVGPEAPLVDGVVDLFESKGRLIFGPTQAAAQLEGSKIFSKRFMERAGIPTARFVSTSDPAEARKSLDQFDYPVVIKADGLAAGKGVVISPDRRHAEETLDGMFSGALVGSAGGKVVIEEFLTGEEVSFIGLSDGERVLPLEPSQDHKTIYEGDQGPNTGGMGAYSDSRILPQAQRDEVMRDVMERTVQQMKAEGAPFRGFLYAGLMMTARGAMVLEFNVRLGDPETQALLHRMDCDFGAVLHAAASGQVRPELLKFKQDPSVCVVLAAHGYPGKVRTGDEITGIAQAEATGATVFHAGTKMADGKLVTSGGRVLGVTHSGATLQAAIDNVYAACAPIRFDGMQIRRDIGAKGLKRW, via the coding sequence GTGAAAGTTCTGGTTCTGGGCAGCGGCGGCCGCGAGCACGCCATCGCATGGCGACTGAAGCGAAGCCCTTCTGTTTCAGAGGTTTACGTGGCGCCCGGCAACCCCGGCTGCGAGGCCGTGGCGACCTGCTTGAAACCGAGTTCAACTACGCCTGTAGATTTACTACAGTTGGCGGAATCGACCGGCGCCGACCTGACTGTCGTGGGACCTGAGGCTCCGCTCGTCGACGGTGTTGTGGATCTCTTTGAATCCAAAGGGCGTCTGATCTTTGGACCGACGCAGGCGGCGGCGCAACTGGAAGGCAGCAAGATCTTCTCGAAGCGCTTCATGGAGCGCGCGGGCATTCCCACGGCTCGTTTTGTGTCGACCTCTGATCCTGCCGAGGCGCGTAAGTCGTTGGATCAATTTGATTACCCGGTTGTCATCAAGGCGGATGGCCTGGCTGCCGGCAAAGGTGTAGTGATCAGCCCGGACCGGCGTCACGCCGAAGAAACGCTGGACGGCATGTTCAGCGGCGCCCTGGTGGGCTCCGCCGGCGGCAAGGTGGTCATTGAGGAGTTCCTTACCGGCGAAGAGGTGAGTTTCATAGGGCTCAGCGACGGAGAGCGTGTACTGCCCCTGGAACCCTCGCAGGACCACAAGACCATCTACGAAGGGGACCAGGGTCCGAATACCGGCGGGATGGGCGCTTACTCGGATTCGCGGATCCTGCCGCAGGCTCAGCGCGACGAGGTGATGCGCGACGTGATGGAGCGCACGGTCCAGCAGATGAAGGCCGAGGGCGCGCCTTTCCGTGGGTTTCTGTATGCCGGGCTCATGATGACGGCGCGTGGAGCGATGGTGCTGGAGTTCAACGTTCGGTTGGGCGATCCGGAGACGCAGGCGCTGCTGCACCGGATGGACTGCGACTTCGGCGCGGTGCTGCATGCCGCGGCTAGCGGCCAGGTACGGCCCGAACTGCTTAAGTTCAAACAGGACCCGTCTGTCTGTGTGGTGCTGGCGGCACATGGCTATCCGGGCAAGGTCCGCACTGGGGACGAGATCACCGGCATCGCGCAGGCCGAGGCGACGGGCGCGACCGTGTTCCATGCGGGTACGAAGATGGCGGACGGTAAACTGGTGACATCGGGCGGGCGCGTGCTGGGGGTGACGCACAGCGGAGCGACCCTGCAGGCCGCGATCGACAATGTCTATGCGGCCTGCGCGCCCATCCGGTTTGACGGAATGCAGATTCGGCGAGACATCGGAGCCAAGGGTCTGAAGCGCTGGTAA